In Flexistipes sp., the sequence GTAAATGATATTGCAGAAGATCGGCATGAAGGAGATGATGACAATGATAGTTCCTGTGGTGGTTCCGGAGGGAATAATGAAAGCAACAGAAGTTATTCGAAGGACACTGATGCTAGCTGGTTAAAGAAGGGTAATAGAGCGTATTATGGCTACAAACAATTTTTCTGTGTAAATTCGGACGGTTATATATTGTGAGAAATGGTAAAGAGTGCCAGATAGAGTGAGGTGCGGAATTTGTCACCTTTATTACAAAAGCTTAACTTGCCTAAGGGAACGGCAATATATGCAGATAAAGGCTACAACAGTGAATATAACCGCAGAGATATCTCAAGTAATTATGTAGATATGATAATGTATAAGGCAGCGCGGAATAAGTCACTTACAGGATTTCAGAAATTTCATAACAAGGCAGTAAGCAAGGTTCGTTATGTCGTTGAGCAGGCAATTGGATTGATTAAACTTCATTTTGGTTATACTCGTAGCCGGTTTATAGGTATTGATAAGGTTAGGCTGGAATTGTCTATACATTGTATGGCATATAATCTGAGAAAGGGTGCTTTAAGAATGATTTGACAAGATTTAACAATACAGGTGTGTCCAAAATTACCTATTTTGGACAATTTGAGGTAATTTAGACGAAAAAACTAATTTTGTTTTGCTGATAATATCGTTTAAAAAAGTAGAAGTTAACAAATTTGGCGGTAAAATTGAAGAAATTTAAAAAAAATGACATGATTCAAAGGTCTCAAATTAAGAGTGAAATGATTTATAATTAGAAAAATCTAATCAAGTATTGAAA encodes:
- a CDS encoding transposase — protein: MSPLLQKLNLPKGTAIYADKGYNSEYNRRDISSNYVDMIMYKAARNKSLTGFQKFHNKAVSKVRYVVEQAIGLIKLHFGYTRSRFIGIDKVRLELSIHCMAYNLRKGALRMI